A stretch of DNA from Maniola hyperantus chromosome 14, iAphHyp1.2, whole genome shotgun sequence:
tatgatgcataaaaataaataaaaatctgttttagaatgtacaggtaaagacctttcatatgataccccacttgatatagtcactcacttcgaaagttgaaaatactaattgttagttcatgaccacaatttttttttttgtgtgatctaaccctaaattcacggttttccgatttttccccaaatgtctgccataagatctacctacctgccaaatttgatgattctaggtcaacgggaagtaccctgtaggtttcttgacagacagacagacagacagacaacaaagtgatccaataagggttccgttttttcttttgaggtacggaaccctaaaaattaaaaaaaaaagatttgacCATGTACTTACTAATATGGCAAGAAGATGGCAAGAATAACACCTGCGTTCAAATTAAGAATAGCAAATGACCTGACAACTGTCAAATGAAAAATACTGTTAAATTATTcattgttattatattatgccTATCTTTGATTTCTGGCGACGCCGCCTGCCGTTGCGTCTGACCATAGCTTTAAACTGACCTACTAGTGAGCTACTAGTACGCAAGACTTTGTAGCCGTTGGAGTCAAAACTGACATTTATTGCTCAGTAAAGTAGAGGATTGATGACTGTGCtgtgttatattatttattacagttTTCTCTTTAGTTATTACATTAGACGGACCTGACCTAAGACTGTGGCAGTACCTGTATGCTAAaacctaagtaagtacctacctaacctacctacatTGTCGACGAAGTCGCTACTTATTACAGAAGTTCTTCCTAAATAGAATTCAAacttaggtagtaggtaggtacccacgtAAGACTTGAAAGACTGTAGTCTCGAAAGCGAATCCCTTTAtttccaataatattttttgaatgaaaatgaaaatcttttttattcgtataaacttttacaagtgcttacgaatagtcggatgcatctaccactggttcggaatgcctttattattataaattatatatagaattatttattatacttagtagatacctactagtaACTAGTTACTTActagtagtaagtacctagttataatATCCTTTTTCTTCTCTTAATTCATGGCTTTTCCAGTGTCCAATTAGCGTTATGCACTTCGCTAGTCTCTACCTCTAGTAACTTGTAAGGCAAAGAGGAGATTGGCCGATATTTTTTCTTGTACTTTGTGCTAATTTTCTTAGTTCCATAGTCTTAAATCGAGACATAGAACACCATCTAACGTAAAACTGAAAACTGCTAATAATGCTACTCTCCActagatggcggtattctagtaaaaaaataaaataattaacttaCCAGCGCCACCTAGTGACGAATAGCGGAATTCCCTCACTTGCTCAGCAATGCTAACAACGCCATCTATTGAGAAACACTGCATCCAAAAAACGCACTTTTTTCAAACACAATTATTTCAGCCAAATAATCTGCTGGCAACTTCACACACTTAAAAATACTTGTTTCACGTTTTAAAATTACCATTTTGGTGTATTTTACGTTGATACACTTGGTGAAAATTTGTTGCACTAAAACACTTGCACATGTGGTGTTGCATCATTGGCGCATACAACTGTAACAAAGAAAGAGGTTATTAGAATATGgctgaaataaataagtacttatcaaTCGGCTTGAACACGGGGTAATAAGGTCTTATAAAACGAATAAAGTTGAGAAAAAATATGGTTCGACAAAAAAAGGTTTGACGATAgagaaaaattatatttttttcatggatTACCATGTGATATCTTGAATAACAtgtgataattttaattatgaatTTGCCAATAATGTTTAAGTGATTCATTATCGATTGATAAAATAAGAGAAGTACAATTTTCCTCGGCAAAcgaaaaattaaatcaaaaacatttttttttataaaagtattGCCACAAATGATACTATTTAAAATAGTAACTTTCTTACTTAGTCTTTACAAAATGATGTCatgatattcaaataaaattgcaCGTTGCAATGATGGAGCAATTTTGTAacccaaaaaaaattgataaccACACTTATTTTTAATCACATGTTGCCTTAAAGTGAAGATTGAATAGACATTTGAACTAGAGTTTCTTCATTAAATATCGTATATTCCAGGTTTAATGCAATGGATGAAACATAACTTGTAGCTATGTTAAGTCCATGTAAGTTATCCCTGAAGTCCATATTTAAGTAATGTTTTCTTAGTCACCTGATCTGCTGATGTTTTAATTTACAGCTGAACATCAATTATTAGCTTAATAATTCCTGATATAGCACATATTGTCACCAGTACTCGtagaaaattaagaaaaaaaataacatgCTCATTCTAGAGTGACTTTCATATCACTTTGAAATGTGCTGTTTTTTCGTAATTATATGTATTTGAGAACATAAATTTGTTTCATACATACCACTTGCACGTCATCCTAATAATTTCTGATCCAGAAACACGCTTCCATTCAGAAAATTTTGAATAGAAAATAACCAAAGTGCATTAGCAAAATGAACCTAACACTCGCTAAAAACCACGTTTTTTACGTGAAACTTACAAATTAAAGATTGGAAAGATCGTATAGTGAGAGATAGAACATTCATAATGTTATATTTAAAGTTTCAGCTGCACTTTCCCGATTGAAATTTCAGAAAATGACTGTAAAATGCAAGCACGTGCACGTCGAAATGCACCCATAATAAGAACTtggaaaaatattgtttttcacTGGTCTACACGGTTAACTAGTGTAATTTACACTCTTTAGACACTCATACGTAATtctagcttaattaataaatagataCTTTATAACCAATTCGAATATCAGCGGCTGAAAAAACTACACAAAGAAAACATATGATCGATCGAAATTAAATTTAAGTGCACATGGAGTTATCTATGGTTTTGTAAGTCATCTGTCATCTGAAAATTTGAGTGAATGGATCGAACAATATTTTTCTTTGCTGCCTGTTGTTGTTCGACAGTTGGACGACTattgtttttccttttattttaaactttttataacGGCGATTATTATAATGCCATTTAAAACTTGCCTAACTAATTTTATAGGACTTTTGTACTGTAACAAATACCTAACTACCCAACTTATAAAAAGGTATGTTTGAGGTTcccttttggtttttttttaattttgaaacatTTCATAATTGTAATTCTGTTCAATTCAATCATGGATTTCCTAATCATAAAAACATGAactaatattgtaataaaacattttgagATAAACCTAAAAGAatgatttatataaaataattgtttttttttctcaactCAACTTCCACTCTCTTATTCTCTGTAATTttggtaacaataaagttgttttgaattaaattgaactAAATAAATGTAGTGTGGCGGAAAAGtgttcattttcatttaaaaagaaATTTCTGTCGAAAAACCTAAGAAATGCTAAATTTCAAAGTGTTAAGTGTgtaagtttaaaaattaaaattatgaataaaACAAACTGAaagcctattttatttttaaataaatgttaacCTAACTTtaagttaaaagtaaaacacAATAGGTCCTAAAAACCCCCTTGTGCtttaaaatactaactatttcaCATTGCAATAAAATATCTTATGTCTGTATTGATTTTGAGATATGCATTAAcgctttaatgttttatttgaaattcaTTTTTCCATGTGATTGATGTTTTAAATCTTTTTGTGCCATTATTTAGTATACGAACATCGAATCACAATGAATGACACATAATAACTAACTATGTATTTCTAAAGTTACTTGTGAGTTGTGACCATTGTATTcaaaattataattgttttgatgtttatttcaataataaaattaacaggGTCATAGGTACTTACCGTAATATGTTTATGTATATTGTCTGTTTAGGATTATTCGTCAGTTTGTCAAAGCGTTGAAAGAATAGCCTGAAAATATTGTTCATATAGTTAATTATGATTatcaaatattataaagtataggtaaagaatattaattattattataagtactagTAACAATCATTACTATTGCgtttaataacaataataacgtaataaaataatagcttATACTCACTGGTTCATCTTCAACCCATAACCTATCAAACTCTTTTTCAAATTTACTGACGATGTTGGGATGGGATGTTACAATAACGCTCTCGTGGTTTGAAACCATGGCCTGGGTAGACCAGTTTAATGATCCAGACATGACAAAACCCTTACAAGGTTTCATATTTTTTTGGTGCGAATTATGTTTTGTTAATTGTGCATGAATGTTTAATTTCTCCGCATAGGTTTTTAATATCTGTTTCCGCTTGACAGCTTTTGGACCATCTATTATGCAGAATTTATGATGCATCAGGATAGATTTCTTGTTCGTCTGCACTTGAATGAAACCTGTAAAAGTAGAATATTGTCTTatcattaattttatcaatCTTATAGTTAACTAATTAGTAAATAAAGTTTATACAAAAATTACGTATTTTTAAGCTGAACTAAACTTACTGTACTCCTTTAGCTTCTTAATTTGAGATGGTGCAGTAAAAGCCATGTCACTATCAACAACGATTCGTATTAACACGTGCCTTTGTCCCAACCTTATCAATTGTTCAGCAATTTCAGCACTGGTTATAAGATACATACAGACGTCTAAAGTTTCACGTGCTGATTTGATATACTTTATCAATTTGAAGCAGTTCAATTCTCTGCTCTCACTTATTGTAAAGTCTTTATTTGGTGGTACTTTTATTGTGTGCTGGATTACATCATCAGAAAACAATATCACGTCATTTATTTCACGATTTCTAATGTTCATCATATCACAACTAACTTCATCACATGCATCTTCAGATTGACAACTTTTTTTAGAGTTGAAAAagtaattacatattttttttaccacTTGGGAAGCAACAACAACCGTAGCTGTGGATGCTAAAAGAAACTTTGCACTTTTCCAATCCATTTTAGcgtttttttaggtttttactATAAACAAAACTTTCACTGCAAATATTCCACCATAATGCTCACGCAtttgattgttattttt
This window harbors:
- the LOC117988434 gene encoding mitochondrial cardiolipin hydrolase-like codes for the protein MDWKSAKFLLASTATVVVASQVVKKICNYFFNSKKSCQSEDACDEVSCDMMNIRNREINDVILFSDDVIQHTIKVPPNKDFTISESRELNCFKLIKYIKSARETLDVCMYLITSAEIAEQLIRLGQRHVLIRIVVDSDMAFTAPSQIKKLKEYSFIQVQTNKKSILMHHKFCIIDGPKAVKRKQILKTYAEKLNIHAQLTKHNSHQKNMKPCKGFVMSGSLNWSTQAMVSNHESVIVTSHPNIVSKFEKEFDRLWVEDEPAILSTL